A section of the Petrimonas sulfuriphila genome encodes:
- a CDS encoding energy transducer TonB, translating into MNSKTLLLSLSALYLITISAFASENSQLQPPPVYEGKIIENPDIPPIYTGGPGEMNKFISGTLRYPSDAVERNVQGLVVYTFIVEKDGTLTNFDLIHRADSSLDKEALRILQSMPPWRPAKYKEQIVRSKSYVPMYFRLNKNAKAVARNTTNSANTLGKTNPEIANSEVFSIVDKMPQYPYGEKELAGFIAHQLRYPKEARQQGVEGRILCSFIVAADGSISNIEVVQGLHSQLDKEAIRVLSLMSKWIPGENNGEKVNVKCLLPIDFTIDEEPIPALSSNP; encoded by the coding sequence ATGAATTCTAAAACGTTACTTTTGTCGTTATCGGCTTTATACCTGATAACGATTTCTGCTTTTGCATCCGAAAATTCTCAGCTTCAGCCGCCCCCTGTTTACGAAGGAAAAATAATCGAAAATCCGGACATCCCTCCCATTTACACCGGAGGACCGGGTGAAATGAACAAGTTCATATCCGGAACTCTTCGTTACCCGTCCGATGCCGTTGAGCGAAATGTGCAAGGATTGGTCGTTTATACATTTATAGTTGAGAAAGACGGCACACTGACCAATTTCGATCTGATTCACCGTGCGGACTCTTCACTCGACAAGGAAGCCTTGCGTATTTTGCAATCCATGCCGCCTTGGCGTCCTGCCAAGTACAAGGAACAGATTGTCCGCTCCAAGAGCTACGTACCCATGTATTTCCGGCTGAACAAAAACGCAAAAGCTGTAGCACGCAACACAACAAATTCCGCCAACACCCTGGGCAAAACCAATCCGGAGATTGCCAACTCCGAAGTCTTTTCCATCGTGGACAAGATGCCGCAGTACCCGTACGGTGAAAAAGAGCTGGCCGGATTTATCGCTCACCAGCTTCGGTATCCCAAGGAAGCCCGTCAACAGGGAGTTGAAGGGCGAATACTCTGTTCTTTCATCGTAGCCGCCGACGGCTCTATTTCAAATATCGAAGTAGTTCAGGGGTTGCATTCCCAGCTCGACAAAGAAGCGATTCGTGTGCTCAGCCTGATGTCCAAATGGATTCCGGGTGAAAACAACGGCGAAAAAGTGAATGTGAAATGCCTGCTCCCTATCGATTTCACCATTGATGAAGAACCGATTCCGGCTCTGAGCTCGAATCCATAA
- a CDS encoding carbohydrate binding family 9 domain-containing protein codes for MKRFFVFLLGGVCSFLLFPQQNPTDPEGITIRNKDFVYTAKKMKGRILLDGVLDEPDWLSANKADNFFLVQPVDTGFPKQKSEVMLVYDDKAIYVAVVFHDTIPGKRIFESFRRDYAFNNNDNFLSVFDTFRDQTNGYTFEFSASGAISDGIRSGETKNSEWDSKVELKLKNYSDKWITEMKIPFKSIRYPANSQTWYANFGRLDLKANEKSAWAPVPRQFPHSSLAYTGVLHFEEPLPKPTMNFSLIPYIYGGYHRDYEASGQAGYRRDFGMDAKIGISTAMNLDLTYNPDFAQVEVDQQVMNIDRFELFYPEKRQFFLENSDLFANYGNTGLTPFFSRRIGLDAPVLGGARLSGKINNTFRLGFINMTTEKTTDHLARNFTVLSLQKKILARSNISFMFVNKEYLNKPDGTLLFNRVAALDFNLASKNNEWTGKVFYHRSFQPNNPDGQYAQGASVKYSKGNILISLDQAAVGDNYLAETGFVRRKNYISLSPELAYFFIPNKTVTIHGPYSKFKNYSTHQFNKLDHELDLGYKVEFRDRSSIAAGIRNYYIRLMQNFDPTHISNVFLPVGSEYNYSDFYTTFTSNNRQPLNGTATYSKGGFFNGNYEMIDTKMVYRFQPYVNFSMNVTYTHLHLPQPFENHQFWLVGPKLDITFTDKLFLTTFMQYNEQLNNTNLNIRFQWRYKPVSDLFLVYTDNYYANTREVRNRALVLKLTYWWN; via the coding sequence ATGAAGAGATTTTTTGTATTTCTCCTGGGGGGAGTTTGTTCTTTTCTCCTGTTTCCCCAACAAAATCCAACGGATCCGGAGGGTATCACTATCCGCAACAAGGACTTTGTGTATACCGCCAAGAAGATGAAGGGCCGCATCCTACTTGACGGAGTGCTGGATGAGCCGGATTGGCTGTCGGCAAACAAGGCAGACAACTTTTTCCTTGTCCAGCCGGTGGATACCGGATTCCCTAAACAAAAATCGGAGGTGATGCTGGTCTACGACGATAAAGCCATCTATGTAGCGGTGGTCTTTCACGACACCATCCCCGGCAAACGTATTTTTGAGTCGTTCCGCAGGGATTATGCATTTAACAACAACGACAACTTCCTTTCCGTATTCGATACGTTTCGCGATCAAACCAACGGCTATACTTTTGAGTTTTCGGCCTCAGGCGCTATCTCCGACGGAATCAGGTCGGGTGAAACCAAAAACAGCGAATGGGACAGCAAGGTTGAGCTCAAGCTGAAGAATTACTCCGATAAATGGATCACGGAAATGAAAATTCCGTTTAAGTCGATCCGTTATCCGGCAAACAGCCAGACCTGGTATGCTAATTTCGGGCGATTGGACCTCAAGGCCAATGAGAAGTCGGCCTGGGCACCCGTTCCCCGGCAATTTCCTCATTCCTCCCTGGCCTACACGGGAGTGTTGCATTTTGAAGAACCGTTACCCAAACCCACCATGAACTTTTCGCTTATACCCTATATCTACGGCGGATATCACCGGGATTATGAAGCAAGTGGACAAGCCGGTTACCGGAGAGATTTCGGGATGGATGCAAAAATCGGAATATCAACGGCAATGAACCTGGACCTGACCTACAATCCCGACTTTGCTCAAGTGGAAGTAGATCAGCAGGTGATGAATATTGACCGTTTTGAACTATTTTATCCCGAAAAGCGGCAGTTTTTCCTCGAGAACAGCGATTTATTTGCAAACTACGGAAACACGGGGCTTACACCGTTTTTTTCACGGCGCATCGGACTGGATGCACCGGTGTTGGGAGGAGCACGGTTAAGCGGCAAGATCAACAATACCTTCCGTCTTGGGTTTATCAACATGACCACCGAGAAAACTACCGATCACCTGGCCAGAAACTTCACCGTATTGTCGCTACAAAAGAAAATTCTGGCCCGCTCCAACATCAGCTTTATGTTCGTCAACAAAGAGTACCTGAACAAGCCCGACGGTACTCTGCTCTTTAACCGTGTTGCGGCGCTGGATTTCAACCTGGCTAGCAAAAACAACGAATGGACAGGTAAAGTATTTTATCACCGGTCTTTTCAACCGAATAATCCCGACGGTCAATACGCACAAGGCGCATCCGTAAAATACAGTAAGGGTAATATCCTCATCAGCCTGGACCAGGCGGCAGTAGGTGATAATTATCTTGCAGAAACAGGCTTCGTTCGCCGCAAGAATTACATTTCGTTAAGCCCGGAATTGGCCTATTTTTTTATTCCCAATAAAACGGTAACCATACACGGGCCTTATTCCAAATTCAAGAATTATTCCACTCATCAATTCAACAAACTTGACCATGAACTGGATTTGGGTTATAAGGTCGAGTTCCGTGATCGTTCGTCCATTGCGGCAGGCATACGTAATTATTACATCAGGTTGATGCAAAACTTTGATCCAACCCACATAAGCAACGTTTTTTTACCGGTGGGGAGTGAGTATAACTACTCCGACTTCTACACCACATTCACGTCCAACAACCGCCAACCACTCAACGGAACGGCTACTTACTCCAAAGGCGGTTTTTTCAATGGAAATTACGAAATGATTGACACAAAAATGGTGTACCGGTTTCAACCCTACGTGAATTTTTCGATGAACGTTACATACACACACCTTCACTTACCGCAGCCCTTTGAAAATCATCAATTCTGGCTGGTCGGCCCCAAGCTCGACATCACTTTCACGGATAAATTGTTTCTCACCACGTTCATGCAGTATAACGAACAACTCAATAATACCAACCTGAACATCCGTTTCCAATGGCGTTACAAACCTGTATCGGACTTATTTTTAGTTTATACCGACAATTATTATGCCAATACACGTGAAGTCCGAAACCGTGCGCTGGTATTGAAACTGACCTATTGGTGGAATTAA